In one window of Acidovorax sp. HDW3 DNA:
- a CDS encoding glycine zipper 2TM domain-containing protein produces MQKHMLWALGTLALGSTLTAQAQEQGRVLSSTPIVQQVAIPRQICGTETVYNGTTNSGAGALLGAIAGGAIGNSIGGGTGRTAATALGVVGGALVGNRVEGAGQPRYENVQHCQNETYYENRTVGYNVVYEYAGRRYTTQTSYDPGSWIALDVQPSPGYGNTYSTYRNPYQAQPGVVQTYPVQPPLYTSPPTTIEYNYNYYQRQHGNPYWR; encoded by the coding sequence ATGCAAAAACACATGCTCTGGGCCCTCGGGACCCTGGCCCTTGGTAGCACCCTCACCGCCCAAGCACAGGAACAGGGCCGGGTACTCTCCTCCACCCCCATCGTGCAGCAGGTGGCTATACCGCGCCAAATTTGCGGCACAGAAACGGTTTACAACGGCACAACAAACAGCGGCGCCGGTGCCCTGCTGGGCGCCATTGCCGGCGGCGCCATTGGCAACAGCATTGGCGGCGGCACAGGCCGCACCGCTGCTACAGCCCTGGGCGTGGTCGGCGGCGCGCTGGTGGGCAACCGCGTCGAAGGCGCAGGCCAACCACGCTACGAGAACGTGCAGCACTGCCAAAACGAGACGTACTACGAAAACCGCACCGTTGGCTACAACGTGGTGTACGAGTACGCTGGCCGCCGCTACACCACCCAAACCAGCTACGACCCCGGCAGCTGGATCGCCCTGGACGTGCAGCCCAGCCCAGGCTACGGCAACACCTATTCCACCTACCGCAACCCCTACCAGGCCCAACCCGGTGTGGTGCAAACCTATCCGGTGCAGCCTCCGCTGTACACCAGCCCACCCACCACGATCGAGTACAACTACAACTACTACCAACGCCAGCATGGCAACCCGTACTGGCGTTGA
- the folC gene encoding bifunctional tetrahydrofolate synthase/dihydrofolate synthase: protein MHTRFDTLDAWLAHCEQLHPKNIDMGLKRVRSVAQRLQLAFACPVITVAGTNGKGSTCAMLEAVALQAGYRPGVYTSPHLVHFEERCRIHGEIVQANALLVHFEAVEQARCAGEEISLTYFEFTTLAILRLLSQSRLDVAILEVGLGGRLDATNVIDADCAVITSIDIDHTEFLGADRESIGREKAGIMRTGRPVIVGDPMPPQSLLDHGREIGAEVWRFGHDFNYSGDKQQWAWAGRGRRYAGLAYPALRGANQLVNASGALAAFEALRAVLPISAQAVRTGMAMVELPGRFQIVPGQPALVLDVAHNPHSVATLTANLDAMGYYPTTHAVFGAMADKDLRPMLAKIGPLIDRWYFTDLPTARAESAAGLQQKFNAWRLAAGGRREITSSLHASPQQALDAAVAAADPADRIIVFGSFFTVGGVLQHGTPRLQAKHLAPS from the coding sequence ATGCATACCCGATTCGACACCCTGGACGCCTGGCTGGCGCACTGCGAGCAGCTGCACCCGAAAAACATCGACATGGGCCTGAAGCGCGTGCGCAGCGTGGCGCAGCGCTTGCAATTGGCCTTTGCCTGCCCGGTGATTACCGTCGCTGGCACCAACGGCAAGGGCTCGACCTGCGCCATGCTCGAAGCCGTAGCCTTGCAGGCGGGATACCGGCCTGGGGTGTACACCTCGCCGCACCTGGTGCATTTTGAAGAGCGCTGCCGCATTCACGGCGAAATCGTGCAGGCCAATGCGTTGCTGGTGCATTTCGAGGCCGTGGAGCAGGCGCGCTGCGCGGGCGAGGAAATTTCGCTCACCTATTTCGAGTTCACCACCCTTGCCATCTTGCGCCTGCTGAGCCAGTCACGGCTGGATGTGGCGATTTTGGAAGTGGGCCTGGGCGGGCGGCTCGACGCCACCAACGTCATCGACGCCGATTGCGCCGTCATCACCAGCATCGACATCGACCACACCGAGTTTTTAGGCGCGGATCGCGAAAGCATAGGCCGCGAGAAGGCCGGCATCATGCGCACGGGGCGCCCGGTGATCGTTGGTGATCCGATGCCACCGCAAAGCCTGCTTGACCATGGGCGCGAGATTGGTGCCGAGGTTTGGCGCTTCGGCCACGATTTCAACTACTCCGGCGACAAGCAGCAGTGGGCCTGGGCCGGGCGCGGGCGGCGTTATGCCGGCCTGGCCTATCCGGCGCTGCGCGGTGCCAACCAGCTGGTGAACGCCTCGGGGGCGCTGGCGGCGTTTGAGGCGCTGCGCGCCGTGCTGCCGATCTCGGCCCAGGCGGTGCGCACCGGCATGGCCATGGTGGAGCTGCCGGGGCGCTTTCAGATCGTGCCGGGCCAGCCGGCGCTGGTGCTCGATGTGGCGCACAACCCGCATTCGGTGGCCACGCTCACGGCCAACCTCGATGCCATGGGCTACTACCCGACCACGCACGCCGTTTTTGGCGCCATGGCCGACAAAGACCTGAGGCCCATGTTGGCCAAGATTGGGCCGCTGATCGACCGCTGGTACTTCACCGACCTGCCCACAGCGCGGGCCGAAAGTGCTGCCGGTTTGCAGCAAAAGTTCAACGCCTGGCGCTTGGCGGCGGGCGGGCGCCGTGAAATCACGAGCAGCTTGCACGCTAGCCCGCAGCAGGCGCTCGATGCAGCCGTGGCGGCGGCAGACCCGGCTGATAGAATCATTGTCTTTGGTTCGTTCTTCACCGTTGGGGGCGTTTTGCAGCACGGCACGCCCCGCCTGCAGGCCAAGCACTTGGCCCCGTCGTAA
- the rng gene encoding ribonuclease G, with product MQQDILINWAPQETRVAVVENGAVQELHVERTLERGLVGNVYLGRVSRVLPGMQSAFIDIGLERAAFLHVADVWQRQEGGEAPMFARKGEPPVPIEKQVFEGQSLMVQVIKDPIGSKGARLSTQISIAGRLLVFLPQDDHIGVSQKIPPQERDALRARLAALVGDKASGGGGGFILRTNGEDATDAELAEDIAYLRKTWAGIKAAAVRLPPQSILHQDLSLLQRVLRDIVSEATQSIRIDSREQFALLQAFGQEFMPQAASKLQLYKGERPIFDLYAIDEEIGRALGRRVDLKSGGYLIVDQTEALTTIDVNTGGYVGARNFDDTIFKTNLEAAGAIARQLRLRNLGGIVIADFIDMLREDHQAAVLAEFKKQLTRDRVKTMVGGFSQLGLVEMTRKRQRESLAHMLCEPCPHCHGVGEVKTARTICYDILRELLREARQFNPREFRVIASQQVIDLFLDEESQHLAGLSDFIGKPISLQVEVGVGQELYDIVLL from the coding sequence ATGCAACAAGACATTCTTATCAACTGGGCCCCGCAAGAAACGCGTGTTGCGGTGGTCGAAAACGGCGCGGTGCAGGAGCTGCACGTCGAGCGCACCCTGGAGCGCGGCCTGGTCGGTAACGTTTACCTCGGTCGTGTTTCGCGCGTATTGCCGGGTATGCAGTCGGCTTTTATAGATATCGGCCTTGAACGTGCAGCTTTCTTGCATGTGGCCGATGTCTGGCAGCGCCAGGAAGGCGGCGAGGCGCCGATGTTCGCGCGCAAAGGCGAACCGCCCGTACCCATAGAAAAACAGGTGTTTGAGGGCCAATCGTTGATGGTGCAGGTCATCAAGGACCCCATCGGCAGCAAGGGCGCGCGTCTTTCGACACAAATCAGCATTGCCGGACGCCTGTTGGTGTTCTTGCCGCAGGATGACCATATTGGTGTTTCGCAAAAAATACCGCCCCAAGAGCGCGATGCTTTGCGGGCGCGACTGGCGGCCTTGGTAGGCGACAAAGCATCGGGCGGTGGCGGCGGTTTTATCTTGCGTACCAACGGGGAAGATGCGACCGACGCCGAGCTGGCAGAAGACATTGCCTACCTGCGCAAAACCTGGGCTGGCATCAAGGCCGCTGCCGTGCGCCTGCCGCCGCAGTCCATCTTGCACCAGGATTTGAGTTTGTTGCAGCGGGTGCTGCGCGACATCGTGAGTGAGGCAACGCAAAGCATTCGCATCGACTCGCGTGAGCAATTTGCCTTGTTGCAGGCGTTTGGCCAGGAATTCATGCCGCAGGCGGCCAGCAAGTTGCAGCTGTACAAAGGCGAAAGGCCTATTTTTGACCTTTACGCCATTGATGAGGAAATCGGTCGCGCCCTGGGGCGGCGGGTGGATCTGAAGTCAGGCGGCTACTTGATCGTCGATCAAACCGAGGCGCTGACGACCATTGATGTCAACACCGGCGGTTATGTGGGTGCACGCAATTTCGACGACACCATCTTCAAGACCAACCTGGAGGCTGCCGGGGCCATTGCGCGCCAGTTGCGCTTGCGCAATCTGGGCGGCATCGTCATTGCAGATTTCATCGACATGCTGCGCGAAGACCACCAAGCGGCGGTGTTGGCGGAATTCAAGAAACAGTTGACGCGCGATCGGGTCAAAACCATGGTGGGTGGCTTTTCCCAGCTGGGTTTGGTGGAAATGACGCGCAAACGCCAACGTGAATCGCTGGCGCATATGCTGTGTGAGCCCTGCCCGCATTGCCATGGCGTGGGGGAGGTGAAGACGGCGCGCACCATTTGCTACGACATCTTGCGCGAGCTGCTGCGTGAGGCGCGCCAGTTCAACCCCCGGGAGTTTCGCGTCATCGCCTCGCAGCAGGTGATTGACCTGTTCTTGGACGAGGAAAGCCAGCATTTGGCTGGATTGTCGGACTTCATTGGTAAGCCCATTTCCCTGCAGGTTGAGGTTGGGGTAGGGCAGGAGCTGTATGACATCGTCTTGCTGTGA
- a CDS encoding arsenate reductase has protein sequence MNSPTTIVYGIPNCDTVKKARAWLSAQGVDYQFHDFKKLGVPPTRLAAWQAALGWEKLVNRQGTSWRKLDAATQAGVHDAASASTVLQAQPSTIKRPVVEWADGRISCGFDAQRWSELLPPR, from the coding sequence ATGAATTCCCCCACCACCATCGTTTACGGCATTCCGAATTGCGACACCGTGAAGAAGGCCCGCGCCTGGCTCAGCGCCCAGGGCGTGGATTACCAGTTCCACGACTTCAAAAAACTCGGCGTACCGCCCACACGCCTGGCCGCCTGGCAGGCCGCGCTCGGCTGGGAAAAACTCGTCAACCGCCAAGGCACGAGCTGGCGCAAGCTCGACGCTGCCACCCAAGCGGGTGTACACGACGCCGCCAGCGCCAGCACCGTGCTGCAAGCGCAGCCAAGCACCATCAAGCGCCCGGTGGTCGAATGGGCCGATGGCCGCATCAGCTGCGGCTTTGACGCCCAGCGCTGGAGCGAACTCCTGCCACCGCGCTGA
- a CDS encoding SPOR domain-containing protein codes for MAFFQFPWPGRKAQDDGKPAKRTRTPQPPAGSIEAIRRRARHRLIGAAVLVLLGVVGFPLLFDTQPRPIPVDIPMEIPGRNHAPPLVAAAGDGLAEGEEMLASKPAAPAAPAAAAAAPALPVPPLPVVAPKPEPKPVPKAEAKPEPKPEPKPVAKPEPKVEHKPEPKPEPKPSPRIDEAARARALLEGRSIEPAQAAAAQDARFIVQVGAFGDADKAREVRGKLERAGLKTYAQVVDTKDGKRTRVRVGPFANRSEADKAAARIKGLDLPASVLTL; via the coding sequence ATGGCATTTTTCCAATTTCCCTGGCCTGGCCGCAAGGCGCAGGATGACGGCAAGCCTGCCAAGCGCACGCGCACGCCGCAGCCACCGGCGGGCAGCATCGAGGCCATTCGGCGCCGTGCGCGCCACCGCTTGATCGGCGCTGCCGTGCTGGTGTTGCTCGGCGTGGTGGGTTTCCCACTGCTTTTTGATACCCAGCCACGCCCGATTCCGGTCGATATTCCGATGGAAATCCCCGGGCGCAACCATGCGCCCCCCTTGGTGGCTGCTGCTGGCGATGGGCTGGCCGAAGGCGAGGAAATGCTCGCCAGCAAGCCCGCAGCACCGGCTGCCCCGGCGGCGGCAGCAGCGGCGCCCGCCTTGCCTGTGCCGCCGCTGCCTGTGGTGGCACCCAAGCCCGAGCCCAAGCCGGTACCCAAAGCTGAAGCCAAGCCTGAGCCCAAACCCGAGCCGAAGCCGGTAGCCAAGCCTGAGCCCAAGGTGGAGCACAAACCCGAACCCAAACCTGAACCCAAGCCCAGTCCGCGTATAGACGAGGCGGCGCGCGCGCGCGCGCTGCTCGAAGGCCGCAGCATCGAGCCGGCCCAAGCTGCTGCAGCCCAGGATGCGCGCTTCATCGTCCAGGTAGGCGCCTTTGGCGACGCCGACAAGGCGCGCGAGGTGCGCGGCAAGCTCGAACGTGCCGGCCTCAAGACATATGCCCAGGTGGTGGACACCAAGGACGGCAAGCGCACCCGTGTGCGCGTAGGCCCGTTTGCCAACCGCAGCGAGGCCGACAAGGCGGCTGCGCGCATCAAGGGGCTGGATCTGCCGGCCTCGGTGCTGACCCTGTAA